One genomic segment of Acidobacteriota bacterium includes these proteins:
- a CDS encoding PQQ-dependent dehydrogenase, methanol/ethanol family, whose amino-acid sequence MTRSWFVPAMCLSLMFPGLTGLSRAGEVTSERLVRAMDEPENWLTYRGDYSGRNYRPLKQIHKGNVNDLRVDWVFQTGVGAAAKFQTVPLVVDGMMYITAPYNNGYALDARTGRRLWRYQRSLPDQSLCCGPINRGFALLRDKLFMATLDSHLVALDTKTGNVLWDIERADYRIGYSSTGAPLIVKDKVIIGTGGGEYGVRGFLDAYDPDTGKRLWRFWTIPAAGEPGSETWLGDSWKTGGAPTWMTGTYDPELDLLYWCTGNPAPDLNGETRLGDNLYSASVVALDPDTGKMQWYFQFTPHDVHDWDANEVPVLLDLEMDGKARKLMVQSNRNGFYYVLDRETGEFLHANAVARVTWASGIDANGRPMVLPNTAPTPEGNRQCPGMGGGSNWMAPSYNPDAGLLYVVVREECTDYFSSEQELEPGHFWLGSFPQVKPDEDTWGVVKALVPTTGEVKWEFKFHTPTWAGTLSTAGGLVFVGDMDGYLTALDAHTGKSLWQFQTGSPITTHPITYMLDGKQIVAVAAGSNLFTFSLSP is encoded by the coding sequence ATGACTCGATCATGGTTTGTGCCGGCAATGTGCCTGTCGCTGATGTTTCCCGGCTTGACCGGCTTGTCCCGGGCCGGAGAGGTAACCAGCGAACGATTGGTGCGGGCAATGGATGAGCCGGAGAACTGGCTCACCTACCGCGGGGATTACAGCGGCCGGAACTACCGTCCGCTCAAGCAGATTCACAAGGGCAACGTGAACGACCTGCGGGTCGACTGGGTGTTTCAGACCGGCGTGGGGGCTGCCGCCAAGTTCCAGACCGTACCCCTGGTGGTAGACGGGATGATGTACATCACGGCTCCCTACAACAACGGCTATGCCCTGGACGCTCGAACGGGTCGGAGGCTCTGGAGATACCAGCGCAGCCTGCCCGACCAGAGCCTCTGCTGCGGGCCCATCAATCGGGGATTCGCCCTGCTGCGGGACAAGCTGTTCATGGCCACCCTCGACTCCCACCTGGTGGCCCTGGACACCAAGACCGGAAACGTCCTCTGGGACATCGAGCGGGCCGACTACCGAATCGGCTACAGCTCCACCGGGGCTCCTCTCATCGTCAAGGACAAGGTCATCATCGGAACCGGAGGCGGCGAATATGGAGTCCGCGGTTTCCTGGACGCCTACGACCCCGATACAGGAAAGCGGCTGTGGCGGTTCTGGACCATTCCGGCGGCCGGAGAGCCCGGCTCGGAAACCTGGTTGGGAGATTCCTGGAAGACGGGCGGGGCGCCGACCTGGATGACGGGAACCTACGATCCTGAGCTGGACCTGCTCTACTGGTGCACCGGGAATCCGGCCCCCGATCTCAACGGGGAGACCCGCCTGGGCGACAACCTCTACTCTGCCTCAGTGGTGGCGCTGGACCCCGACACCGGCAAGATGCAGTGGTACTTTCAATTCACGCCTCACGACGTCCACGACTGGGACGCCAACGAGGTCCCGGTGCTGCTGGATCTCGAAATGGACGGCAAGGCCAGAAAGCTGATGGTCCAGTCCAATCGCAACGGTTTCTACTACGTCCTGGACAGGGAAACCGGAGAGTTCCTCCACGCAAACGCGGTGGCTCGGGTCACCTGGGCCTCAGGAATCGACGCCAACGGGCGGCCCATGGTGCTTCCCAACACCGCCCCCACTCCGGAGGGAAACCGCCAGTGCCCGGGAATGGGAGGAGGGTCCAACTGGATGGCGCCATCCTACAATCCCGATGCCGGTCTGCTCTACGTGGTGGTCCGCGAGGAGTGCACCGACTACTTCAGCAGCGAGCAGGAATTGGAGCCGGGCCACTTCTGGCTGGGGAGCTTTCCTCAGGTTAAGCCGGACGAAGATACCTGGGGCGTGGTCAAGGCCCTGGTGCCCACCACCGGGGAGGTCAAGTGGGAGTTCAAGTTCCACACCCCGACCTGGGCAGGGACGCTCTCCACCGCGGGAGGGCTGGTGTTCGTGGGCGACATGGACGGCTATCTCACCGCGCTGGATGCCCACACCGGCAAGAGCCTGTGGCAGTTCCAGACCGGGTCGCCCATCACCACCCACCCCATCACCTACATGCTGGACGGCAAGCAGATCGTGGCCGTGGCCGCCGGCAGCAATCTCTTCACCTTCAGCCTGTCGCCCTGA
- a CDS encoding c-type cytochrome, whose amino-acid sequence MQILARPLVPAILAVVLGSIFAAPAVAEEEERKQNPYKGNPDDILVGKGLFRYYCAGCHGMEGGGGFRGPDLVRGQLTHVVDDHDMLEVVRNGIQGTQMPGQTLPDSNLWRMIAFITDLRSKAQPQDLSGNWKSGREIFSGKGFCSGCHMVRGEGGRLGPDLTGIGNSRPWESFLEAMRDPSAQFKNVLQADGRMAGGYESVRLVTSSGKEITGVVRNEDTYTIQVLDREENYHSYRKSELRELTHLDHSLMPAYSESALSDQELMDLLVFLTRPTAD is encoded by the coding sequence ATGCAAATTCTGGCGAGGCCTCTTGTCCCGGCCATCCTTGCCGTCGTCCTGGGCTCAATCTTCGCAGCCCCGGCGGTGGCGGAGGAAGAAGAGAGGAAGCAGAACCCCTACAAGGGGAACCCGGACGACATTCTGGTCGGAAAAGGCCTCTTCCGCTATTACTGCGCCGGCTGCCACGGAATGGAGGGCGGCGGGGGATTCCGCGGGCCCGACCTGGTTCGAGGGCAGCTCACCCATGTTGTAGACGATCACGACATGCTCGAGGTGGTGAGGAACGGAATCCAGGGAACCCAGATGCCCGGCCAAACGCTACCCGACAGCAATCTGTGGCGCATGATCGCCTTTATCACCGATCTCCGGTCCAAGGCTCAGCCTCAGGATTTGAGCGGAAACTGGAAATCGGGGCGTGAGATCTTCAGCGGCAAGGGCTTTTGCTCCGGCTGCCACATGGTTCGGGGAGAAGGAGGGCGCTTGGGTCCCGACCTGACAGGCATCGGAAATTCTCGCCCCTGGGAGTCGTTCCTGGAAGCCATGCGGGACCCCAGCGCTCAGTTCAAGAATGTCCTACAAGCGGACGGACGGATGGCGGGCGGCTACGAGTCGGTCCGCCTGGTGACCTCCTCGGGAAAGGAGATCACCGGTGTCGTCCGCAACGAGGACACCTATACCATCCAGGTGCTGGATCGGGAGGAGAACTACCACAGCTACCGCAAGAGCGAGCTGCGGGAACTCACCCACCTGGACCATTCGCTGATGCCGGCCTATTCGGAAAGCGCGCTTTCCGACCAGGAATTGATGGATCTTCTGGTATTCCTCACTCGGCCGACCGCGGATTGA
- a CDS encoding aspartate aminotransferase family protein, producing MTEQVISVEEEYRRRTPNSADAFRRGVPVTAGPAKGAYFFQPYPLTMSRARGCFLQDIDGHRYVDFANHHSTQILGHNHPKVIEAIRSQLDQGTALGAPTGIETDMAAEMCRRVASLDRVRFVNSGTEATLHAVRLARGFSRKSRIAKFEGGYHGSHDAVEVSVFPPLDRAGPVQAPHSVPGAGGMSPHAAGEVLVLPYNDEAAVASLIDEHARDLACVIFDPKAGMLPVRPEFARAVREITRRHGLLLIFDEIVGFRAGRGGLQEQFGIDPDLTCFGKIVGGGFPVGAFGGRADLMDLLDPNRGPTGFSQSGSFSANPMTMAAGLATLRELTPSAFDHLNGLADRLTAGLNDLFARRSVHAQAINTGSVFSIYFVEGKLETYRDLARADRALSHQVFLALLREGYFLSHTLSMCALSLPMGNEHISGLIAAMDKALDRVLGA from the coding sequence ATGACGGAGCAAGTAATCTCGGTGGAAGAAGAATACAGGAGGCGCACACCCAATTCAGCCGATGCCTTTCGACGGGGTGTGCCGGTGACGGCCGGTCCCGCCAAGGGCGCCTACTTCTTTCAGCCCTACCCCCTGACCATGTCCAGAGCCCGGGGGTGCTTCCTGCAAGACATCGACGGGCACCGCTATGTGGACTTCGCCAACCACCACTCCACCCAGATCCTGGGCCACAACCACCCCAAGGTCATAGAGGCCATTCGCTCCCAGTTGGACCAGGGAACCGCCCTGGGCGCCCCGACGGGCATCGAGACCGACATGGCCGCCGAAATGTGCCGCCGGGTCGCCAGCCTGGACCGGGTGCGGTTCGTGAACTCCGGCACCGAAGCCACCCTGCACGCGGTCCGGCTGGCCCGGGGATTCAGCCGCAAGTCCAGGATCGCCAAGTTCGAAGGCGGCTACCACGGCAGCCACGACGCGGTGGAAGTCAGCGTGTTCCCGCCGTTGGACCGGGCCGGACCGGTCCAGGCACCCCATTCCGTGCCAGGCGCCGGAGGGATGTCGCCCCACGCGGCCGGCGAGGTGCTGGTGCTCCCCTACAACGACGAGGCCGCCGTCGCCAGCCTGATCGACGAACACGCCCGGGACCTGGCCTGCGTCATCTTCGACCCCAAGGCGGGGATGCTCCCGGTTCGGCCGGAATTCGCCCGCGCCGTGAGAGAGATCACCCGCAGGCACGGGCTCCTGCTGATTTTCGACGAAATTGTCGGCTTTCGCGCCGGCAGAGGGGGTCTGCAGGAACAATTCGGAATCGATCCGGACCTGACCTGCTTCGGGAAGATCGTGGGGGGAGGGTTTCCGGTGGGGGCTTTCGGAGGCAGGGCCGACCTGATGGACCTGCTGGATCCGAACCGGGGGCCGACAGGCTTTTCCCAGAGCGGAAGCTTCAGCGCCAACCCCATGACCATGGCTGCCGGCCTGGCCACCCTGCGAGAACTGACGCCTTCGGCCTTCGACCACCTCAACGGCCTGGCGGACCGATTGACCGCCGGGTTGAACGACCTCTTCGCCCGCCGGAGCGTGCACGCCCAGGCCATCAATACGGGCTCGGTCTTCAGCATCTACTTCGTCGAGGGCAAGCTGGAGACCTATCGCGACCTGGCCCGAGCCGACCGGGCCTTGAGCCACCAGGTCTTTCTGGCCTTGCTGAGGGAAGGTTACTTCCTGAGCCACACCCTCAGCATGTGCGCCTTGTCGCTGCCCATGGGGAACGAGCACATCAGCGGGCTGATCGCCGCCATGGACAAGGCGCTGGACCGAGTCCTGGGCGCCTGA